In one Bacteroidota bacterium genomic region, the following are encoded:
- the uvrA gene encoding excinuclease ABC subunit UvrA, with the protein MPARTKSASAPSSSLTNSSSSKKTKSKKTNGQPLPPSGARGGSAGQALVIKGARQHNLKDLDITIPKKQLVVVTGPSGSGKSSLVFDTIYAEGQRRYVESLSAYARQFLERMDKPDVDAITGLAPAIAIEQHTATKNPRSTVATQTEVYDYLRLLFARIGTTYSPVSGEPVTKDSPRSVAEALQGNRPAKTRFYLCFPFPSHKGRKKADELEALKANGFYRLVVLPTEKQAAKGEAPSILDLNETEPAKVRTPVKRLLVLVDRLATKPKDDATTQRIADSVEQAFREGHDRCVAVTVPKEDAGELLHFSAHFERDGRVFDEPTPQFFSFNSPLGACKVCQGFGRVPGLDEDLIIPNPHLSLKQGAVAPFRTDKWSKHQRDLLRMAAHQSIPVTIPYKDLPDRHKKAVWDGFGDYIGIRGFFRFLQQRSYKMHYRIFAARFRGYTRCPECNGYRLRPEALYVKIGDDPAANPDTLAPRYHIGEISELTTADALAYFDALDLTDFEQQVAGRVLEEIRKRLTYLVQVGLDYLTLDRLASTLSGGESQRINLATSLGSSLVGSLYVLDEPTIGLHPRDNDRLIAILEGLRDLGNTVLVVEHDEQMMRRADQLLDIGPGSGRLGGDLVFQGTFEEALKDEASLTGAYLSGRKTIPVPDERRPVNPERVIEVKGARQNNLKRLDVTIPLDVITCVTGVSGSGKSTLVNATLARALQRLKGGEPAEKIGAHDEVRGYGLIDKIELIDQTPIGRTPRSNPVTYIGAFDGIRDLLAGTHQAQIRGYRAGTFSFNVPGGRCEVCEGEGVVQIEMQFLADLYLPCEACGGKRYKKETLEVRWQGKNIDGILSLTMDDAVSFFADQKTVYRKLKVLQDVGLGYLTLGQPSNTLSGGEAQRVKLASHLGKRNTGHTLYLFDEPTTGLHFDDIRKLLDAFNALIADGHTVVLIEHNLDVIKACDYLIDLGPEGGRHGGFIVAEGTPEAVAQVEESHTGRFLRDLL; encoded by the coding sequence ATGCCCGCGCGTACGAAATCGGCCTCCGCACCCTCGTCCTCCCTGACGAACTCGTCGTCCTCGAAGAAAACGAAGTCGAAGAAAACGAACGGCCAGCCGCTGCCGCCCAGCGGCGCACGCGGAGGCTCCGCGGGGCAGGCGCTCGTCATCAAGGGCGCGCGGCAGCACAACCTCAAAGACCTCGATATCACGATCCCGAAGAAGCAGCTCGTCGTCGTGACGGGGCCGTCTGGCAGCGGAAAGTCGTCGCTCGTCTTCGACACGATCTACGCCGAGGGGCAGCGGCGCTACGTCGAGAGCCTGAGCGCCTACGCGCGGCAGTTCCTCGAACGGATGGACAAGCCCGATGTGGACGCGATCACGGGCCTCGCGCCGGCCATCGCCATCGAGCAGCACACGGCGACCAAGAACCCGCGCTCGACCGTCGCCACGCAGACCGAGGTCTACGACTACCTCCGCCTCCTCTTCGCACGCATCGGGACGACCTACTCGCCCGTCTCCGGCGAGCCGGTCACGAAGGACAGCCCGCGTTCCGTCGCCGAGGCGCTGCAAGGCAACCGGCCTGCCAAGACGCGGTTCTACCTCTGCTTCCCGTTCCCGAGCCACAAGGGCCGCAAGAAGGCCGACGAGCTCGAAGCGCTCAAGGCGAACGGCTTCTACCGCCTCGTGGTGCTGCCGACCGAGAAGCAGGCCGCCAAGGGCGAGGCGCCGTCGATCCTCGACCTCAACGAGACAGAGCCTGCGAAGGTGCGCACGCCGGTCAAGCGGCTCCTCGTGCTCGTGGATCGCCTGGCGACCAAGCCGAAGGACGACGCGACCACGCAGCGCATCGCGGACTCCGTGGAGCAGGCCTTCCGCGAGGGCCACGACCGCTGTGTCGCGGTGACGGTGCCCAAAGAAGACGCAGGCGAGCTGCTGCATTTCTCGGCGCACTTCGAGCGCGATGGGCGCGTGTTCGACGAGCCGACGCCGCAGTTCTTCAGCTTCAACAGCCCCCTCGGCGCGTGCAAGGTGTGCCAGGGCTTCGGGCGCGTGCCGGGCCTCGACGAGGACCTCATCATCCCGAACCCGCACCTCTCGCTCAAGCAGGGGGCCGTCGCGCCGTTCCGCACCGACAAGTGGAGCAAGCACCAGCGCGACCTCCTCCGCATGGCAGCCCACCAGTCGATCCCGGTCACAATTCCCTACAAGGACCTCCCCGACCGGCACAAGAAGGCCGTGTGGGACGGCTTCGGCGACTACATCGGCATCCGCGGCTTCTTCCGCTTCCTGCAGCAGCGGTCGTACAAGATGCACTACCGCATCTTCGCCGCGCGCTTCCGAGGCTACACGCGCTGCCCGGAGTGCAACGGCTACCGCCTCCGCCCCGAGGCCCTCTACGTCAAGATCGGCGACGACCCGGCGGCCAACCCCGACACGCTCGCGCCGCGCTACCACATCGGCGAGATCAGTGAGCTCACGACCGCCGATGCGCTCGCGTATTTCGACGCGCTGGACCTGACCGACTTCGAGCAACAGGTCGCCGGGCGGGTCCTGGAGGAGATCCGCAAGCGGCTCACGTATCTGGTGCAGGTCGGGCTGGACTACCTCACGCTCGACCGCCTCGCCTCGACGCTCTCGGGTGGCGAGAGCCAGCGCATCAACCTCGCCACGTCGCTCGGGTCGAGCCTCGTCGGCAGCCTCTACGTGCTCGACGAGCCCACCATCGGCCTGCACCCGCGCGACAACGACCGCCTCATCGCCATCCTCGAAGGCCTGCGCGATCTCGGCAACACGGTCCTCGTGGTGGAGCACGACGAGCAGATGATGCGCCGCGCCGACCAACTCCTCGACATCGGCCCCGGCTCGGGGCGGCTCGGCGGCGACCTCGTCTTTCAGGGGACGTTTGAGGAAGCGCTGAAGGACGAGGCCTCGCTCACCGGCGCGTATCTCTCCGGCCGCAAGACAATTCCGGTGCCTGACGAGCGCCGACCGGTCAACCCCGAGCGCGTGATCGAGGTCAAGGGCGCGCGGCAGAACAACCTCAAGCGCCTCGACGTGACGATCCCGCTCGACGTGATCACCTGCGTGACGGGCGTATCTGGCAGCGGCAAGAGCACGCTCGTCAACGCGACGCTCGCGCGGGCGCTCCAGCGGCTCAAGGGCGGCGAGCCCGCGGAGAAGATCGGCGCGCACGACGAGGTGCGCGGCTACGGCCTCATCGACAAGATCGAGCTGATCGACCAGACGCCCATCGGGCGCACGCCGCGCTCGAACCCGGTGACCTACATCGGCGCGTTCGACGGCATCCGCGACCTGCTCGCGGGCACGCACCAGGCGCAGATCCGCGGCTACCGCGCAGGCACGTTCTCGTTCAACGTACCGGGCGGGCGCTGCGAGGTGTGCGAGGGCGAGGGCGTCGTGCAGATCGAGATGCAGTTCCTCGCCGATCTCTACCTCCCCTGCGAGGCGTGCGGTGGCAAGCGCTACAAGAAGGAGACGCTCGAAGTGCGCTGGCAGGGCAAGAATATCGACGGCATCCTCAGCCTCACGATGGACGATGCGGTCTCGTTCTTCGCCGACCAGAAGACGGTCTACCGCAAGCTGAAGGTGCTCCAGGACGTCGGTCTCGGATACCTCACGCTCGGGCAGCCTTCGAACACGCTCTCTGGCGGCGAGGCGCAGCGCGTCAAGCTGGCCTCGCACCTCGGCAAGCGCAACACCGGCCACACGCTCTACCTCTTCGACGAGCCGACGACGGGCCTGCACTTCGACGACATCCGCAAGCTCCTCGATGCCTTCAACGCGCTCATCGCCGACGGCCACACGGTGGTGCTGATCGAGCACAACCTCGACGTGATCAAGGCCTGCGACTACTTGATTGACCTCGGCCCTGAGGGCGGGCGGCACGGCGGCTTCATCGTCGCCGAGGGCACGCCGGAGGCGGTGGCGCAGGTCGAGGAGAGTCACACGGGGCGGTTTCTGCGGGACCTGCTGTAG
- a CDS encoding glycosyltransferase codes for MAAAGTPIPALGHFVWLGPRLSVLGYLSVRSALDRGGFEAIRLHHDVPALADDPLVQDLQRHPTFELLPIAPEDFLKGEGLEGEDDALTIAHRQEVARRYHLLGPMTSRANVLRLLVLWRDGGVYLDTDAITLRDLAPVRQGFQGFAGLERVAMTTAVVNGYNPFQWAKAGWLNLVREGIRRFSGNAGAAFRRIEHWFTLAPNNAILGATPGNATVARFLREAATMPEAQALTRKQIGPRLLERLLGTDGVPDFRMLPPDAFYPLPPEVCWDYVRDDPQHRLGDRPTPTAYVAHLYDSVLSRWLRGPLDVAHFEATRGRTMLARMVEPYLDDLIAATKR; via the coding sequence ATGGCGGCGGCTGGCACTCCGATCCCGGCGCTCGGGCACTTCGTCTGGCTCGGCCCGCGCCTCTCCGTGCTGGGCTACCTCTCGGTCCGCTCCGCGCTTGACCGCGGCGGCTTCGAGGCGATCCGCCTCCACCACGACGTGCCCGCGCTGGCCGATGACCCGCTCGTGCAGGACCTCCAGCGCCACCCTACGTTCGAACTGCTCCCCATTGCGCCGGAGGACTTCCTCAAAGGTGAGGGCCTGGAGGGCGAGGACGACGCGCTGACGATCGCCCACCGCCAGGAAGTGGCGCGGCGCTACCACCTGCTCGGCCCGATGACGAGCCGCGCCAACGTGCTGCGGCTGCTCGTGCTCTGGCGCGACGGCGGCGTCTACCTCGACACGGACGCGATCACGCTGCGCGACCTCGCGCCCGTGCGTCAAGGCTTTCAGGGCTTCGCTGGCCTGGAGCGCGTCGCCATGACGACGGCGGTCGTCAATGGCTACAACCCGTTCCAGTGGGCGAAGGCAGGCTGGCTCAACCTCGTCCGCGAGGGCATCCGGCGCTTTTCGGGCAACGCGGGCGCGGCGTTTCGGCGCATCGAGCACTGGTTCACGCTCGCGCCCAACAACGCCATCCTCGGCGCGACGCCCGGCAACGCGACCGTCGCCCGCTTCCTCCGCGAGGCCGCGACGATGCCCGAGGCGCAGGCCCTCACGCGCAAGCAGATCGGCCCGCGGCTCCTGGAGCGGCTCCTCGGCACCGACGGCGTGCCCGACTTCCGCATGCTGCCGCCAGACGCGTTCTACCCGCTCCCGCCCGAGGTGTGCTGGGACTACGTCCGCGACGATCCGCAGCACCGCCTGGGCGACCGCCCCACGCCGACGGCCTACGTGGCGCACCTCTACGACTCGGTGCTGAGCCGCTGGCTGCGCGGCCCGCTCGACGTCGCCCACTTCGAGGCGACGCGCGGGCGCACGATGCTCGCCCGGATGGTCGAGCCCTACCTCGACGACCTCATCGCCGCGACCAAGCGCTAG
- a CDS encoding T9SS type A sorting domain-containing protein, with protein sequence MRALLFGLLLVPLASVAQTASFEILPEGYISASPDGSALIVRLVDGTFRYGVWQDGEVTSIIEPRCTPTSSFPTVLAFAVSNEGVASWAERDGADYFLWDGSTCYTMSDLIPESTFITRISPDGRSAVGAYRIPPPDPTQGPTTGQYIWNEGAVTLLPTPAEGGRGELVVSRLSDDGSTVAGSESVTVFEPQQTTTTTYFLQRNGTRTAVPHRFSTPNDDFVVFEDLSPDGSIALVREQTGTATEDLRYTPYTLQGGRATLIPAPPDVPADALINAVALSADGSRILGYASWRSVPVTVEPILWDNLVPRRVVDLLTEQGVDPSTFPDARLTPRFISDDGRVLIGTSSGTTWRATLAQSASWAEAASGFFDDPDRWAPARVPDATTLTRLAATGGDYTVTLRDDQTLPSLTVAVTPENTAPTVTLDLDGRTLTLAPQSDALDALVVGDQGDGTLFLLDGVVDANGGVTLGRAGSAQGRLFSDVTFQIDGPLVVGDGAAGTDETASTLGIIDGTTTAALGFDVGLQAGTNGFIAVESGATLQVPADAPSTIGFAGTGQVIVTEGFLSHTGPLTLGRLATGQGTLNLRSGATALTTDSLVVGLAGIGELEIVGGSGLSTGPAVLGSREGSVASVRLAGAGSEWDIAGDLLNGLDGAAVLEVVEGASLCVSGLALTGAQGRFVSDDTIVLGFADCASNVQDGHSAERRGANGGIALAGLTVAAGGEVVAPAIEVGPGGVLDGAGALAVPVTNGGTLAPGGPDALGTLALTADLTQTAGAVLALKVGTDGADALTVDSAVTLGGTLRVAALPGSTPMVGASYDVLTASSLSGTFERIETPEGLSVSVGAAAVTVSVVGVVSNEEAANEDEALPTALALRAYPNPLATRATLAYDVPEAGPVHLVLYDVLGRAVATVAEGVHAAGRHEARLDAASLPSGAYVARLEAGGVALTRRLTVVR encoded by the coding sequence ATGCGCGCCCTGCTCTTCGGCCTCCTCCTCGTCCCCCTTGCCAGCGTCGCGCAGACCGCGTCGTTTGAGATCCTTCCCGAGGGCTACATCAGTGCGTCCCCGGACGGCTCCGCCCTCATCGTGAGACTGGTGGACGGGACGTTCCGCTACGGTGTGTGGCAGGACGGCGAGGTGACGTCGATCATCGAGCCCCGATGTACGCCAACGTCGAGTTTCCCAACGGTCCTCGCGTTTGCCGTTTCTAACGAGGGGGTCGCATCCTGGGCTGAACGGGATGGCGCCGATTACTTCCTATGGGACGGCTCCACCTGCTACACCATGAGCGACCTCATTCCCGAAAGCACGTTTATCACGCGTATCAGCCCGGATGGCCGCTCGGCCGTGGGCGCATACCGGATCCCTCCTCCAGATCCAACGCAGGGACCGACGACCGGGCAATACATCTGGAACGAAGGAGCGGTTACGCTCTTACCGACTCCAGCAGAGGGCGGGAGGGGAGAGCTCGTGGTGAGCCGCCTCTCCGACGACGGTAGCACCGTCGCAGGCAGCGAGAGCGTCACCGTCTTTGAACCGCAGCAGACCACAACCACCACGTATTTCCTTCAGCGAAACGGGACCCGAACGGCAGTGCCGCACCGGTTCTCGACTCCGAACGACGACTTCGTGGTTTTCGAAGACCTGTCGCCGGACGGCTCCATCGCCCTCGTCAGGGAGCAAACCGGCACAGCGACAGAAGACTTACGCTATACGCCCTACACCCTGCAAGGTGGACGGGCGACGCTGATTCCAGCCCCACCCGACGTTCCGGCGGATGCGCTCATCAATGCTGTGGCACTTTCTGCAGATGGATCGCGGATTCTGGGCTATGCGTCCTGGCGTTCCGTCCCGGTCACCGTTGAGCCCATCCTCTGGGACAACCTCGTTCCACGCCGCGTGGTCGATCTCCTCACCGAGCAGGGCGTGGACCCCAGCACGTTTCCAGACGCGAGACTTACTCCACGGTTTATCTCCGACGACGGGCGCGTCTTGATTGGTACAAGTTCCGGCACAACCTGGCGCGCCACGCTCGCCCAGTCCGCGTCCTGGGCGGAGGCCGCCAGCGGCTTCTTCGACGACCCCGACCGCTGGGCCCCCGCCCGCGTACCCGACGCCACCACCCTCACCCGCCTCGCGGCCACCGGCGGAGACTACACCGTCACCCTCCGCGACGACCAGACCCTCCCCAGCCTCACCGTCGCCGTCACGCCCGAGAACACCGCCCCTACCGTCACTCTCGACCTCGACGGACGCACCCTCACGCTTGCTCCCCAGAGCGACGCCCTCGATGCCCTCGTCGTTGGCGACCAGGGCGACGGCACCCTCTTTCTCCTCGACGGCGTCGTGGACGCCAACGGGGGCGTCACCCTCGGGCGCGCAGGCTCCGCCCAAGGTCGCCTCTTCTCCGATGTGACGTTCCAGATCGACGGCCCCCTCGTCGTCGGCGACGGCGCGGCAGGCACCGACGAGACGGCGTCTACGCTGGGCATCATCGACGGCACCACCACGGCCGCACTCGGCTTCGACGTCGGTCTCCAGGCTGGGACCAACGGCTTCATCGCTGTCGAGTCCGGCGCGACGTTGCAGGTGCCCGCCGACGCGCCCAGTACCATCGGCTTCGCGGGCACCGGGCAGGTGATCGTCACCGAGGGCTTCCTCTCGCACACCGGCCCACTCACGCTCGGACGGCTCGCGACAGGACAGGGCACCCTCAACCTGCGCAGCGGCGCCACGGCGCTCACGACCGACTCCCTCGTCGTTGGCCTCGCGGGCATCGGCGAACTGGAGATCGTGGGCGGCTCGGGGCTGTCCACCGGTCCCGCCGTGCTCGGCAGCCGCGAGGGCAGCGTGGCCTCGGTGCGCCTCGCGGGCGCGGGCAGCGAGTGGGACATCGCGGGCGACCTGCTCAACGGGCTCGACGGCGCCGCCGTGCTGGAGGTCGTGGAAGGCGCGAGCCTCTGCGTGAGCGGGCTCGCACTCACAGGAGCGCAGGGGCGCTTCGTCTCCGACGACACCATCGTGCTCGGCTTTGCCGACTGCGCCAGCAACGTACAGGACGGCCACAGCGCGGAGCGGCGAGGCGCAAACGGCGGCATCGCGCTCGCTGGGCTAACGGTGGCCGCGGGCGGCGAGGTCGTCGCGCCTGCCATCGAGGTCGGGCCGGGCGGCGTGCTCGACGGGGCGGGGGCACTCGCGGTGCCGGTCACCAACGGCGGCACGCTCGCGCCGGGCGGCCCGGACGCACTCGGCACGCTCGCGCTGACCGCAGACCTCACGCAGACGGCGGGCGCTGTGCTCGCCCTCAAGGTCGGCACGGACGGGGCGGACGCGCTCACCGTGGATAGCGCGGTCACGCTTGGCGGTACACTGCGGGTGGCGGCCTTGCCGGGGTCCACGCCGATGGTCGGGGCGAGCTACGACGTGCTCACGGCGTCGTCGCTCAGCGGGACGTTCGAGCGCATCGAGACTCCGGAGGGCTTGAGTGTCTCGGTGGGGGCGGCGGCGGTGACGGTGTCGGTCGTGGGCGTTGTCTCCAATGAAGAAGCGGCGAACGAGGACGAGGCGCTCCCGACGGCGCTCGCGCTGCGGGCCTACCCCAACCCCCTCGCGACGCGGGCGACGCTGGCCTACGACGTACCGGAGGCGGGGCCGGTGCACCTCGTGCTCTACGACGTGCTCGGTCGCGCAGTGGCGACGGTGGCCGAGGGCGTGCACGCGGCGGGGCGTCACGAGGCGCGGCTCGACGCGGCGAGCCTGCCGAGCGGAGCGTATGTGGCGCGGCTGGAGGCGGGCGGCGTCGCGCTGACGCGGCGGCTCACCGTCGTGCGCTAG
- a CDS encoding glycosyltransferase family 4 protein: MLASPRSFADPTRSPASSGQLRPAVRLLFVTHSFPPRDRPLSNVGGMQRVAVDLHRAMSEHPRVILATEAIYTSWTWTAARTTLFLPKLLASLPRRIRREQIDVVVFSSMVTASLAPLLCRTTAGRRAKYVAIAHGHDVTMAFPPYQRWLRRVFGALDAVLPVSQATAEACEERGADAGQIEVCPNGIRLDRFGSLPARAAARQQLLDAHGLPDDAFLLASVGRQVKRKGTAWFVEHVLPRLSTDTPTYFLVAGSGPEEETIREAASQAGVTDRLRLLGRVPEADLATLLRGSDVFVMPNVQVEGDMEGFGVVMLEAGLCELPVVAAALEGIQDVVTDGANGFLVPPEDPTAFAEQIRVLIRDRELRDLLGERSREYVMGAFSWPAVARRTVRHLQDLVLNGR, from the coding sequence ATGCTCGCCTCCCCTCGCTCCTTCGCCGATCCGACGCGGTCCCCCGCTTCCTCTGGTCAGCTACGTCCTGCCGTGCGGCTTCTCTTCGTCACGCACTCGTTTCCTCCGCGTGACCGCCCGCTCTCCAACGTGGGTGGCATGCAGCGCGTGGCGGTGGACCTCCACCGTGCGATGAGCGAGCACCCACGCGTGATCCTCGCCACTGAGGCGATCTACACGTCGTGGACCTGGACGGCGGCCCGGACGACGCTTTTCCTGCCGAAGCTGCTCGCCTCGCTCCCGCGCCGCATCCGCCGCGAGCAGATCGACGTGGTTGTCTTCTCATCGATGGTGACGGCGTCGCTGGCCCCGCTGCTCTGCCGCACGACGGCCGGCCGCCGGGCGAAGTACGTCGCCATCGCCCACGGGCACGATGTCACGATGGCATTCCCGCCCTACCAGCGCTGGCTGCGCCGCGTCTTCGGTGCGCTCGACGCCGTGCTGCCTGTCAGCCAGGCGACGGCCGAGGCGTGTGAAGAGCGCGGTGCCGATGCGGGCCAGATCGAAGTATGCCCGAACGGCATCCGCCTCGACCGGTTCGGCAGCCTGCCCGCCCGCGCGGCCGCCCGCCAGCAACTCCTCGACGCTCACGGTCTCCCCGACGACGCCTTTCTGCTCGCAAGCGTCGGTCGTCAGGTCAAGCGCAAGGGCACCGCGTGGTTCGTAGAGCATGTCCTCCCGCGCCTCTCCACCGACACCCCGACCTACTTCCTCGTGGCTGGGAGCGGTCCCGAAGAGGAAACCATCCGTGAGGCGGCGTCGCAGGCGGGCGTGACCGACCGACTCCGGCTGCTCGGCCGCGTGCCAGAAGCGGACCTCGCCACGCTCCTGCGTGGCTCCGACGTGTTCGTGATGCCGAACGTGCAGGTCGAGGGTGACATGGAAGGCTTCGGCGTGGTGATGCTCGAAGCGGGCCTCTGCGAGCTGCCCGTGGTAGCCGCCGCGCTCGAAGGCATCCAAGATGTTGTCACCGACGGCGCGAACGGCTTCCTCGTCCCGCCGGAAGACCCGACGGCCTTCGCCGAGCAGATCCGCGTGCTGATCCGCGACCGAGAACTCCGTGACCTCCTCGGCGAGCGCTCGCGCGAATACGTCATGGGTGCGTTCAGTTGGCCCGCGGTCGCGCGTCGCACGGTGCGGCACCTGCAGGACCTCGTCCTGAACGGACGCTAG
- a CDS encoding glycosyltransferase family 1 protein, whose translation MQPSPLASAPLYAHEGAPRGDADAPPPRRIALFTGNYNHIPDGVSLTLNRLVAHLEAQGDEVLVFGPTVDEPPMAHHGTFVPIPSIPAPGRDEYRVSLWFQKEAKRRLEAFRPHLVHIATPDLLGWQALRWAEKNQVPVVGSYHTHFTSYLKYYKLQMLESVVWSYIRRFYGRCEHVYAPSPSVMDALKAHGITRGVRLWARGVDMDRFGPHRRSAAWRAAQGFAPEEVVVAFVGRLVWEKGLDVFADVVQNLERLGVPHRSLVVGDGPAQDALERRLPNTVFTGYLSGTDLATAYASADVFLFPSDTETFGNVTLEAMASGLPTICADATGSRGLVDHGTSGFLVPAGDTTAFTTRTKQLVEDAALRERFGQGALARAQTYSWSAIMNRLVRHYDQVLDLEPVLAGDGAGDGLNVPVPTLARRSRLA comes from the coding sequence ATGCAGCCTAGCCCCCTGGCCTCTGCGCCTCTGTATGCCCACGAGGGCGCTCCCAGAGGCGATGCAGATGCCCCGCCCCCCCGCCGCATTGCGCTGTTCACGGGCAACTACAACCACATCCCGGACGGCGTCTCGCTGACGCTCAACCGGCTCGTTGCCCATCTCGAAGCGCAGGGCGACGAAGTCCTGGTCTTCGGCCCCACCGTGGACGAGCCGCCGATGGCGCACCATGGCACGTTCGTGCCCATCCCCTCCATCCCGGCACCTGGGCGCGATGAATACCGCGTGTCGCTCTGGTTTCAGAAGGAAGCCAAGCGCCGCCTGGAGGCGTTTCGCCCGCACCTCGTCCACATCGCCACGCCGGACCTGCTCGGCTGGCAGGCGCTCCGCTGGGCCGAGAAGAATCAGGTCCCGGTCGTCGGGTCCTACCACACGCACTTCACGTCGTACCTGAAGTACTACAAGCTCCAGATGCTGGAGTCGGTGGTGTGGTCGTACATCCGCCGCTTCTACGGCCGGTGCGAGCACGTCTACGCGCCGTCGCCGTCGGTGATGGACGCGCTCAAGGCGCACGGCATCACGCGCGGCGTCCGTCTCTGGGCGCGCGGCGTGGACATGGACCGCTTCGGACCGCACCGGCGCTCGGCCGCGTGGCGTGCCGCGCAGGGCTTCGCGCCGGAGGAGGTCGTCGTGGCCTTCGTGGGACGCCTCGTGTGGGAGAAGGGCCTCGATGTGTTCGCCGATGTGGTTCAGAACCTGGAGCGCCTCGGTGTGCCGCACCGCAGCCTCGTCGTGGGCGATGGTCCCGCGCAGGACGCGCTGGAGCGCCGCTTGCCGAACACGGTCTTCACGGGCTATCTCAGCGGCACCGACCTCGCTACGGCCTATGCCTCGGCCGACGTGTTCCTTTTCCCGAGCGACACCGAGACGTTCGGCAACGTGACCCTGGAGGCGATGGCCTCGGGCCTGCCGACCATCTGCGCCGACGCGACTGGCAGCCGTGGCCTCGTGGACCACGGCACCTCAGGCTTCCTCGTCCCTGCCGGCGACACGACGGCCTTCACGACGCGCACGAAGCAACTCGTCGAGGACGCGGCGCTGCGCGAACGGTTTGGCCAGGGCGCGCTGGCCCGGGCACAGACCTACAGCTGGTCGGCGATCATGAACCGCCTCGTCCGGCACTACGATCAGGTGCTCGACCTCGAGCCCGTGCTTGCCGGGGACGGTGCCGGCGACGGTCTGAACGTGCCCGTTCCCACGCTCGCGCGGCGCTCACGTCTGGCATAG
- a CDS encoding class I SAM-dependent methyltransferase has product MASWVFKAVLQKAIGLTPMRARINEVFQTYVTRSLELGPETFEDKLALAVRHLDYYRARSAVASTEPSPAPRVLVDIGTGWYPDLPLSAFVCGTQAVHTYDIERHVKPARLRRLMAYYLDYADRGVLTQHLPGAQPERIEQLRALHDSRADTAEALLEPLGIHYHVHGAETSGLPDACVDLVASTVVLEYLPWDLLLAVLRENRRTLVPGGVMSHEIDLADQFHYRDDSITPLHFYRFSDRAWQLINNRIIPMTRLRVNDFRRAFAEAGFEIVEEQSDREPASVLDEVPLAAPFLGYETDDLLVTRTWLVAR; this is encoded by the coding sequence ATGGCTTCCTGGGTCTTCAAAGCCGTGCTTCAGAAAGCCATCGGGCTGACGCCGATGCGTGCGCGCATCAACGAGGTCTTCCAGACCTACGTGACCAGGTCGCTGGAGCTTGGACCAGAGACCTTCGAGGATAAGCTCGCGCTCGCCGTGCGCCACCTCGACTATTACCGCGCGCGCAGCGCCGTCGCGTCCACCGAGCCAAGCCCGGCGCCGCGGGTGCTCGTAGACATCGGCACGGGGTGGTATCCCGACCTTCCGCTCTCGGCGTTCGTGTGCGGGACGCAGGCGGTCCACACCTACGACATCGAGCGGCACGTGAAGCCCGCGCGGCTGCGGCGGCTGATGGCCTACTACCTCGACTACGCGGACCGCGGCGTGCTCACGCAGCACCTCCCCGGCGCGCAGCCGGAACGCATCGAGCAGCTGCGCGCGCTCCACGACTCCCGTGCCGATACCGCAGAGGCACTGCTCGAACCGCTCGGCATCCACTACCACGTCCACGGGGCCGAGACGTCTGGCTTGCCCGACGCCTGCGTCGATCTGGTAGCATCAACGGTGGTACTAGAGTACCTCCCGTGGGATCTGCTGTTGGCAGTGCTGCGCGAGAACCGGCGCACGTTGGTGCCGGGCGGCGTGATGAGCCACGAGATCGACCTCGCCGACCAGTTCCACTACCGCGACGACTCCATCACGCCGCTCCACTTCTACCGCTTCTCCGACCGCGCGTGGCAGCTCATCAACAACCGAATTATTCCGATGACGCGGCTGCGCGTGAACGATTTCCGCCGCGCGTTCGCCGAGGCCGGGTTCGAGATCGTCGAGGAGCAGTCGGACCGGGAGCCGGCCTCAGTGCTGGACGAGGTGCCGCTCGCAGCCCCCTTTCTCGGCTACGAGACCGACGACCTGCTCGTGACGCGGACCTGGCTCGTGGCCCGCTGA